The following DNA comes from Bradyrhizobium sp. SK17.
GCGGTGGCTGCACCACGCGCTCGGCGGCAAGGAGGATTCGTCCAAGCCGGGGGCTGCCTCCGGTCAGTCGTCAGATGCCGGCCCGCACCAGCCCGGCAAATAGGTCGCGTCCTTGCTGCGGCCGAGCGCCAGACCCTTCTCCAGCGCCTTGGCGAAATTGTTCTCCACCGTCTTGCGCGGGATATGGCGACGGAGGAAGTCGGCCCAGAGGAATTCGCTGAACGGCGTCGTGTCCTTGGCAAAGCCGCCGGCGCGGCGCATCTCGCCGGCGAGGCTGCGGAACGGATCGTCCTTGAGTTGATTGATCGATTTCGGAATGTCCTTGAAGTGGCAGCGCTCGCCCTTGGAGTTGTAGGGGTAGACCCAGCGCTTGTTGTCCATCACGCCCCAGAACACGTCACGTTCGACCATCGTGAGATCGCCGATCACCGTGACCAGGATGTCCTTGACGCCCTCTTCGTGCAGCGCCCGCGCCATGTGATGATGATCGACCACGTAATAGCGGTCGTCGGGTCCATGGACGACCGGGATCATATGCTTGCCCAGCAGTTCGGCGCGCTTCTTGTCCGAGCTGTGCTCGCGCCAGCGCTTCCGCTTTTCCTTCACCTCGTGCATGCCGACCGTCATCTGGGTCGGTCGCAGCGACAGGATCGGGACCGGTTTGACATAGGGCTCGCGCGTGTGGGCCATGATTGGTACTCCCGTTTGACCGGCACTCCGGAATGGGTTCCATTATGACATGATGTCACAGGCAGGCGAAAGAGCCGGTTCGGCGGAATGGCCCTGAGAGCAAGCGATCGAGCGAAGGCACGCATGGTCCGCCTCGGCAACCGCGAGGTCGTGACCGAGGGGTTGGAGCTCAGTTTCTGGGCCGACATCAGCCATCGCTGCATGACGGCATCCTGGCCCGCCTTTATTGGCGGTGCAGCATTGGTGTTCATCATCTTCAATGCCGTCTTCGCCCTGCTCTATTGGCTCGGCGACAACCCGATCGCCAACGTGCCCGGCGGCCAATACATCGACTACCTTTATTTCAGCATCGAAACACTTTCGACCGCCGGCTACGGCGACATGCACCCGCAGACGCATTACGGGCACTTCATCGCCGCCGTCGAGCTGTTCACCGGCATCTTCTCGATGTCGCTGATGACCGGGTTGATCTTCGCCCGCTTCTCACGGCCGAGCGCGCGGTTGCTGTTCGCCGACAATCCCGTGATCTCGAACCATGAGGGCGAGCGGACGCTGATGATCCGCCTCGCCAACGAGCGGCACAACATCATCGCCAACGCCACCGCGCGGCTGTGGTTGTTCAAGAACGACCTCAGCAAGGAAGGCATGTCCTACCGCCGGTTCTTCGAACTACCGCTCACACGCAGCGAAAGCCCGGCGCTGGCGCTGAGCTGGACCCTGTTTCACGTGATCAACCAGGACAGCCCGCTGCACGGCCTCGACGCCGCGGACCTCGAAGCCATCAATGCCGGACTCGGCGTCGTCGTGTCGGGCTATGACGACGTTGCAGCGCAAACTGTGCATGCGCGAAAATCGTACGAACATTCCGACATCCGCATCGGCTATCGCTATGTCGAGATCCTGCGCACGACGGAAGACGGCCGCCTCAGGATCGACTACAGTCGGTTCCACGACACGATCGAAGCATGAATACCACCTCTGCGCGTATGAAGATTTTAGGTGTGAAGCGCAGCGAACATGCTACACATAGTCGGCGACGCGACCGGACTGACACCAGTGAAGACGCAGCGGCCAATCTCCTCGGATGACGAGCACGTGGTGCTCAAATTCCGGCCGCGTACCTCGGCGCAGCCGCCCGGCAAGCGTGAGGAGCCGGTCCGCCCCCCTTCCGTCGCCAACGACCTGTCCCGCTACGAGCGACCGCGTGAGGAGCCGGACGACTTCCGCCAGCGCATGCTCGCCAACATCGCCGCCTTCGCCTTCACCGTGGCACTCACCGCGATCGGCATCTGGCTCGCCATGAGCATCGCCGATTTGCGCAAGACCCAGGATTGCGTGCTGATGGGACGCCGGGATTGCGCGAAGATTGCGGTGATGCCGCGCAACTAGGCGGCCCGGAACCTTACCCAAAAACCGCCTCTGACTGGCCGGCCAAGCTCCATTGAACTAACGGCCCTGCTCCGATATACGGGCACACGACTCCGGCGGCAGCAATAGGGCATTCCGGGGCAATACGCCCGCCTCGTCTGAGCCGACCCGGAATTACCTTCAATATATCAAAGGCTTAATGATGTCCTCCACATTCGAGCAGATCGCCAACATTATCGCGGAGACCTGCGACATCCCGCGCGACACGATCAAGCCGGAGAGCCACGCGATCGACGATCTCGGGATCGACAGCCTCGACTTCCTCGACATCGCCTTTGCCATCGACAAGGCCTTCGGCATCAAGATGCCGCTCGAGAAGTGGACCCAGGAAGTCAACGACGGCAAGGCCACGACGGAGCAGTACTTCGTGCTGAAGAATCTCGCCGATCGCATCGACGAGTTGGTTGCGGCCAAGAACGCGGGCACGGGCACGGGCTCGTAATCGCCCATCATGCAGCTCGAAATCTTTCAGCTGATCGACCGGATCGTCGCCCTCGACCTCGACGCGAAAACCATCGTCGTCGAGGCGGACGTGCCGCCCGACAGTCACTCGGTGTTCGCCGGCCACTTCCCGGGTTACCCGATCATGCCCGGTGTGTTGCTGACCGAAGCAATGGCGCAGAGTTCGGGTTGGCTGATCCTCGGTCTGACCAAGTTCGCGCGCATGCCCTTCCTCGCCATGGTCAAGGAAGCCAAGATGCGCGGCTTCGTCAGCCCCGGTTCGACACTGACGATCGAGGCCAAGATCGAACATGAAGGTTCGGGCTTCACCGTGACCTCGGCGAAGGTCCGCGTCGGCAAAGAGCTCAAATGCAATGCCGACCTAACCTTCCGCCACATCCCGTTCCCGAGCCCGGACTTGCGCGTGCACATGGATGCGATGGCCAGCAAGATCGGTTTTCCGATGCAGGCAATGAGCAATGGCTGAGAAGGAAGTCTGGATCACCGGCGTAGGCCTGCTCTCCTCGCTTGGCGAGGGGCTGGATACGCATTGGCAGGCGCTGGGCGAAAGGCGCGTCAATGCCGATGAGCAGCGTCTCGCGCCATATGTGATTCATCCGATCGCCCCCGTCAGCTTCGACGCCCAGATCCCGAAGAAGGGCGATCAGCGCCAGATGGAGCTGTGGCAGCGGATCGGCACTTATGCCGCCGGGCTGGCGCTGGATTCCGCCGGCGTCAAAGGCAATCAGGAAATCCTGTCGCGGATGGACATGATCATCGCGGCCGGCGGCGGCGAGCGTGACCTCAATGTCGACCTGGCGATCATGAATGCCGACGCGCAGGGTAACCTGCCGCCCGCCGTCCTCAACGAAAAGCTGATGAACGAACTGCGGCCGACGCTGTTCCTGGCACAGCTCTCCAATTTGCTTGCCGGCAATATCGCGATCGTTCACGGCGTGTGCGGGACCTCGCGCACCTTCATGGGCGAGGAAGCCTCCAGCATCGACGCAGCACGGATCGCAGTCGCGCGC
Coding sequences within:
- a CDS encoding ParB-like protein, producing MAHTREPYVKPVPILSLRPTQMTVGMHEVKEKRKRWREHSSDKKRAELLGKHMIPVVHGPDDRYYVVDHHHMARALHEEGVKDILVTVIGDLTMVERDVFWGVMDNKRWVYPYNSKGERCHFKDIPKSINQLKDDPFRSLAGEMRRAGGFAKDTTPFSEFLWADFLRRHIPRKTVENNFAKALEKGLALGRSKDATYLPGWCGPASDD
- a CDS encoding 3-hydroxyacyl-ACP dehydratase FabZ family protein; amino-acid sequence: MQLEIFQLIDRIVALDLDAKTIVVEADVPPDSHSVFAGHFPGYPIMPGVLLTEAMAQSSGWLILGLTKFARMPFLAMVKEAKMRGFVSPGSTLTIEAKIEHEGSGFTVTSAKVRVGKELKCNADLTFRHIPFPSPDLRVHMDAMASKIGFPMQAMSNG
- a CDS encoding acyl carrier protein; the encoded protein is MSSTFEQIANIIAETCDIPRDTIKPESHAIDDLGIDSLDFLDIAFAIDKAFGIKMPLEKWTQEVNDGKATTEQYFVLKNLADRIDELVAAKNAGTGTGS
- a CDS encoding ion channel, which translates into the protein MVRLGNREVVTEGLELSFWADISHRCMTASWPAFIGGAALVFIIFNAVFALLYWLGDNPIANVPGGQYIDYLYFSIETLSTAGYGDMHPQTHYGHFIAAVELFTGIFSMSLMTGLIFARFSRPSARLLFADNPVISNHEGERTLMIRLANERHNIIANATARLWLFKNDLSKEGMSYRRFFELPLTRSESPALALSWTLFHVINQDSPLHGLDAADLEAINAGLGVVVSGYDDVAAQTVHARKSYEHSDIRIGYRYVEILRTTEDGRLRIDYSRFHDTIEA